A genome region from Deltaproteobacteria bacterium includes the following:
- a CDS encoding N-acetyltransferase: METGGQLKPVPAVRIERPTTDDVDAIHALIAREAASNELLPVDKDSIYESLRDFFVARRSDGQTVGTVALHVYTWDLAEVRSFCVEPEWRGCGVGGELLRAVIAEARTLRIGEVFALTRKPELFEHFRFRRVDKTFLPHKVWKDCLKCPKLLECDEVAVILEV, encoded by the coding sequence ATGGAAACAGGCGGGCAACTGAAACCGGTCCCGGCCGTCCGGATCGAGCGCCCCACGACAGACGATGTGGACGCCATACATGCCCTCATTGCGAGGGAAGCGGCCAGCAACGAACTGCTTCCCGTCGACAAGGATTCGATCTATGAATCGCTGCGCGATTTTTTCGTCGCCCGCCGGAGCGACGGGCAGACTGTCGGAACCGTCGCCCTGCACGTCTATACGTGGGATCTGGCCGAGGTCCGCAGTTTCTGCGTGGAACCGGAATGGCGGGGGTGCGGCGTCGGCGGCGAACTGCTCCGGGCGGTAATCGCCGAGGCCCGGACGCTCAGGATCGGGGAGGTTTTCGCCCTTACCCGCAAGCCTGAACTGTTCGAGCATTTCCGGTTCCGGAGAGTGGACAAGACTTTTCTGCCTCACAAGGTCTGGAAGGACTGTCTCAAGTGTCCCAAACTGTTGGAGTGCGACGAAGTCGCCGTCATTCTCGAAGTGTAA
- the recJ gene encoding single-stranded-DNA-specific exonuclease RecJ, protein MTGKRWVLPAPVDYQLVRSLEAEFPLHRLLIEILVRRGVSDPVAVDRFIHPRLEHLHDPFLLPGMEAAVSRVVRAVSGGEQISVFGDYDVDGVTSTALLLRFFRAIGAKTDFFIPHRSHDGYGLSMDALKEARNRGTSVVITVDNGIADVEEVAWAQANGIDMIVTDHHQVPESAPVAHAVVNPHLEGSQFPFPLLCGCGVAFNLAMAVRRRLRDQGYFTAGREPPNLKDLIPYAALGTVADVVPLTDENRIFVKYGLQMMEKTADPGLKALIQVSGADGRELSARDIGFGLAPRLNAAGRMSFARDGVELLTTTDEEKARELARILNDQNSERRSVEAQILTEAVELVEANGLLRDRKAIVVWKEGWHPGVIGIVAARLVDKYYRPTVVLAVEDGKAKGSCRTIPTYNIYEGLRFAHQPGSGATHGEGLFESFGGHKFAAGLTLETGRLSLFYDRLDQNVRKWTSEESFTPELRADAVINVNDVTPELVHELARLKPFGVMNEPPVFIVQGGQIRWPKVLKEAHLKFRLSDPTGRSVDVIGFRMGEGIDAADMNGRAAEVAGYLELNHYPPDNPSPSVQIRMLDYRLS, encoded by the coding sequence GTGACAGGAAAGCGCTGGGTGCTTCCCGCCCCCGTGGACTACCAGCTTGTCCGGTCGCTGGAGGCCGAGTTCCCGCTTCACCGGTTGCTGATCGAGATACTGGTCCGCCGGGGCGTGAGCGATCCGGTCGCCGTGGACCGGTTCATTCACCCCCGGCTGGAGCATCTGCACGATCCGTTTCTCCTGCCGGGCATGGAAGCCGCAGTGAGCAGGGTTGTCCGTGCGGTTAGCGGGGGGGAACAGATTTCGGTCTTTGGCGATTATGACGTGGACGGCGTGACGTCCACCGCGTTGCTGCTCCGGTTTTTCCGCGCCATTGGCGCGAAGACAGACTTTTTCATTCCGCACCGGAGCCACGATGGCTACGGACTCAGCATGGATGCATTGAAGGAGGCCCGTAACAGGGGCACGTCCGTGGTTATTACGGTTGATAACGGGATTGCGGACGTGGAGGAGGTGGCCTGGGCCCAGGCGAACGGGATTGACATGATCGTGACCGATCACCATCAGGTTCCGGAAAGTGCGCCGGTGGCCCATGCGGTTGTCAATCCGCATCTGGAAGGCAGCCAGTTCCCGTTCCCGCTTCTGTGCGGCTGCGGCGTGGCGTTCAATCTGGCGATGGCGGTTCGCCGCAGGCTCCGCGATCAGGGATATTTTACTGCCGGGCGGGAGCCCCCCAACCTGAAGGATCTGATCCCCTATGCTGCGTTGGGCACGGTGGCCGATGTGGTCCCCCTGACCGACGAAAACCGGATATTCGTCAAATACGGGCTCCAGATGATGGAGAAAACCGCTGATCCCGGCCTTAAGGCGCTCATTCAGGTGTCTGGCGCCGATGGCCGGGAACTGTCGGCACGGGATATCGGCTTTGGGCTGGCTCCACGTCTGAATGCCGCCGGCCGGATGTCATTCGCCCGTGACGGTGTTGAACTGCTCACCACAACAGATGAGGAGAAAGCGCGGGAGCTGGCACGCATCCTGAATGACCAGAATTCCGAACGCCGGTCGGTGGAGGCCCAGATCCTGACCGAAGCGGTGGAACTGGTCGAGGCCAACGGGCTGCTCCGCGACCGCAAGGCGATTGTCGTCTGGAAAGAGGGATGGCACCCGGGAGTCATCGGTATCGTCGCTGCACGGCTGGTGGACAAATATTACCGGCCTACAGTGGTGCTGGCCGTTGAAGACGGAAAGGCTAAGGGATCATGCCGGACCATTCCGACCTATAACATTTACGAGGGCCTCCGGTTCGCCCACCAGCCGGGCTCCGGGGCAACGCATGGCGAAGGACTTTTCGAGAGTTTCGGGGGACACAAGTTCGCGGCGGGACTGACGCTGGAAACAGGGAGGTTGTCGCTTTTCTATGACCGGCTGGACCAGAACGTCCGCAAATGGACGAGCGAGGAAAGTTTCACGCCGGAACTGCGTGCCGATGCCGTGATCAACGTGAATGATGTCACGCCTGAGCTGGTGCACGAACTGGCCCGGCTGAAACCGTTCGGAGTCATGAACGAACCGCCGGTCTTTATAGTGCAGGGTGGGCAGATCCGCTGGCCGAAAGTCCTGAAAGAAGCTCACCTCAAGTTCCGGCTGTCAGACCCCACTGGCCGCTCGGTGGACGTAATCGGATTCAGGATGGGAGAGGGCATTGATGCGGCGGATATGAATGGCCGGGCTGCTGAAGTGGCCGGGTATCTCGAACTGAACCACTATCCCCCGGATAACCCGTCGCCATCGGTGCAGATACGGATGCTGGATTACCGCCTGTCCTGA
- a CDS encoding DnaJ domain-containing protein → MPASSPLKFPPSPSLENGQIGDMTIPLLLVGLRAQGATGVLTIERPGQIKTIYISRGLPVGVASNQRHEQLGAFLLEEGKISLADFRAATELIQEKQMKQGEAFILLGKLTSAEVYQALERQARFRILDVFGWDTGHYAFSTNDSFWNDITAVDLPFLEVLAEGMRRTYGFTRLARLFDGLEKTYFSLEERFVGEGGWTGLQDRELRLLPSINGTRTLVDLAALPGVDLRLLFPLLAYLALGGWLKGAPAPAETFVMDGTPAAAASSTSPKDMEMRNVILENYIRVKAYNYYRLLGVTPAATPEQIQQAYEKLSQKYDPARYTQYDLGPMRARLFEIYAKIETASQTLRDTNRRASYDLFLKRNEEAFESDRRQRFSAEIEFTLGREHLEKGRLPTALQHLSRAADLNPRQPDYLSGLASAYMKSEPPQVVEAKTRLAAALELDPHHFRSIVELGKVYQYEGRTEMARKMYESADRIRPETPEVTGLLRQVSAKSA, encoded by the coding sequence GTGCCAGCATCCAGTCCGCTCAAATTCCCGCCGTCTCCGTCGCTGGAGAACGGCCAGATCGGGGATATGACCATCCCGCTGCTCTTGGTAGGCCTGCGCGCCCAGGGAGCGACCGGTGTCCTCACGATCGAACGTCCCGGCCAGATCAAGACCATTTATATCTCCAGGGGCCTGCCGGTCGGAGTCGCCTCGAACCAGCGCCATGAGCAGCTCGGAGCATTCCTGCTGGAGGAAGGGAAGATATCCCTTGCTGACTTTCGGGCCGCAACGGAGCTGATACAGGAAAAACAGATGAAGCAGGGTGAGGCGTTCATCCTGCTCGGCAAGCTCACTTCAGCCGAGGTTTATCAGGCGCTGGAACGGCAGGCGCGGTTCCGCATTCTCGATGTTTTCGGATGGGATACCGGCCACTATGCCTTCAGCACGAATGACAGTTTCTGGAACGACATAACGGCTGTCGATCTCCCCTTTCTGGAGGTTCTCGCCGAGGGTATGCGCCGGACTTATGGTTTCACACGGCTGGCCCGGCTGTTCGACGGTCTGGAGAAGACCTATTTTTCCCTGGAAGAGCGTTTCGTAGGCGAGGGAGGCTGGACTGGGCTTCAGGACCGGGAACTCCGGCTGCTGCCTTCGATCAATGGCACCCGCACGCTGGTCGATCTGGCGGCCCTGCCGGGGGTGGACTTGCGGCTGCTTTTCCCGCTGCTTGCCTACCTGGCGCTGGGTGGCTGGCTGAAGGGTGCGCCGGCTCCGGCCGAGACGTTCGTAATGGATGGAACGCCAGCGGCGGCGGCTTCCAGCACCAGTCCGAAAGACATGGAAATGCGGAACGTCATCCTGGAAAACTACATCCGTGTCAAGGCGTACAACTACTACCGCCTTCTGGGAGTTACCCCGGCAGCGACGCCGGAACAGATCCAGCAGGCGTATGAAAAACTGTCGCAAAAATACGATCCAGCCAGATACACGCAATACGATCTTGGTCCCATGCGGGCCCGGCTTTTCGAGATTTATGCCAAGATAGAGACTGCCTCCCAGACACTTCGGGATACAAACCGGCGGGCCAGTTATGACCTGTTCCTCAAGCGAAATGAGGAAGCGTTTGAATCGGATCGCCGGCAGCGTTTCTCGGCGGAGATCGAATTTACGCTGGGCCGAGAGCACCTGGAAAAGGGGCGGCTCCCCACCGCTCTCCAGCATTTGTCCCGTGCTGCCGACCTGAACCCCCGGCAGCCGGACTATCTGAGCGGGCTTGCCAGTGCATATATGAAATCAGAACCGCCGCAGGTAGTTGAAGCCAAGACCCGGCTTGCTGCGGCTCTTGAACTGGACCCTCACCATTTCCGTTCGATCGTGGAACTGGGCAAGGTATACCAGTACGAGGGGAGAACCGAGATGGCCAGAAAGATGTATGAATCCGCTGATCGGATCCGGCCAGAGACGCCAGAGGTGACGGGGCTTCTTCGGCAGGTATCGGCCAAAAGTGCCTGA
- a CDS encoding NAD(+)/NADH kinase: MVLKTRDPRAVELGKQIRDFLAAQGIRLFVSREAAEAFGMDGGVSDTALSKSVDIMLVLGGDGTLLGAARQVAGERCPILGINLGSLGFLTEISRENAIETLRRVISGDYETEARALLDVEVIRDGREIHHSLALNDAVISRRGVARLLQVNVTIDERPVTSFACDGVIVASPTGSTAYGLAAGGPIVHPAIAALVLVPICPHMLANRPLIVPDTKVVELQATNAPHGDIVVSLDGQVSIDIHPTDIVRVTKADKRINLVKNRAEGYFDVLRNKLGWAPTRKITGT, encoded by the coding sequence ATGGTCCTGAAGACACGGGATCCCAGGGCCGTGGAGCTGGGTAAGCAGATACGCGATTTCCTGGCGGCACAGGGCATCCGGTTGTTCGTCAGCCGGGAGGCGGCCGAGGCGTTTGGAATGGACGGGGGCGTTTCCGACACGGCCCTGTCGAAAAGCGTGGATATCATGCTGGTGCTGGGTGGCGACGGGACGCTTCTCGGTGCGGCCCGTCAGGTGGCCGGTGAGCGGTGCCCGATCCTAGGCATCAATCTGGGAAGTCTTGGCTTCCTTACCGAAATATCCCGCGAAAACGCGATTGAAACCCTCAGGCGGGTCATCTCCGGGGACTACGAGACCGAGGCCCGGGCACTGCTCGACGTTGAGGTGATCCGAGACGGCCGGGAGATTCACCATTCGCTGGCGCTGAACGATGCGGTCATCTCCCGCCGGGGAGTCGCCAGACTCCTGCAGGTCAATGTCACGATTGACGAGCGGCCGGTAACGTCATTCGCCTGCGACGGAGTGATCGTCGCCTCGCCCACCGGGTCGACAGCCTATGGACTCGCCGCCGGAGGGCCGATCGTTCATCCCGCAATTGCCGCGCTGGTCCTCGTTCCCATCTGCCCGCACATGCTGGCCAACCGTCCGCTGATCGTTCCGGATACCAAGGTCGTGGAACTCCAGGCAACCAATGCACCGCATGGCGACATCGTGGTTTCACTTGACGGGCAAGTGTCTATAGATATCCATCCGACGGATATCGTGCGCGTCACCAAGGCGGACAAACGCATCAATCTCGTCAAGAACCGGGCCGAAGGGTATTTCGACGTGCTGCGGAACAAGCTCGGCTGGGCTCCCACCCGCAAGATCACGGGAACCTGA
- the recN gene encoding DNA repair protein RecN: protein MLLGLRLKNLAIVDSVELELGPGLTVLTGETGAGKSLLVEALKLLWGSRGSADLVRTGADEATVEARFEIPASGGLRRLLEQQEIAPDGDEDLIIRRSVRRDGKSRVVIADHSVTVGTLAAISAHLIAVVSQHEHQSLMDPDSQLDLLDEIAGTNVLLAETAQTWEAFRKLETEKAALATAAAGRADRLDYLNFVLRELEDAELSPGEDDRLKAEKRQLLSLEKMVRLVSGGVEFLLEGDQPAGAALSRIAESLKPLAEGDPALEPLARRMSDLAIELDDLGRELERRLDTLRMSPSELSARLDEIETRLALIDRLCRKHGGTVTEVIARTGALREERDRLENHEAVTGKLDGEIARARKAYETAAGKLSEARRKAARDLAVSIRKELEQLHFRQADFRVELAAAPQPGPGGQDRAEFLFSANPGEPPKPLAKVASGGELSRVMLAVRLARTRPDPATTLVLDEVDAGIGGVTADRVGAQIRKLAGKVQILCVTHLPQIAGRADHHIRIEKQVRKGRSEVTAAKLGYDERVEELARMLGGESAAVSTRTAAREMLQEWKQAGN, encoded by the coding sequence ATGCTGCTGGGCCTCCGGCTCAAGAACCTCGCCATCGTGGACTCGGTCGAGCTGGAACTCGGTCCGGGCCTGACGGTGCTCACTGGCGAAACCGGAGCGGGGAAATCCCTGCTGGTCGAGGCGCTCAAGCTCCTCTGGGGCAGCCGCGGATCGGCCGATCTTGTACGTACCGGCGCCGACGAGGCGACTGTCGAAGCCCGCTTCGAAATTCCCGCGTCCGGCGGGCTTCGCCGCCTGCTGGAACAGCAGGAGATCGCTCCCGATGGGGACGAAGATCTCATCATCCGCCGGTCGGTCAGGCGGGATGGCAAATCCCGTGTGGTGATCGCTGACCACTCCGTCACGGTCGGCACCCTGGCCGCCATTTCTGCCCATCTCATCGCCGTCGTATCGCAGCATGAACACCAGTCGCTGATGGACCCGGACTCCCAGCTCGACCTGCTGGACGAAATAGCCGGGACGAACGTGCTGCTGGCCGAAACCGCCCAGACGTGGGAAGCCTTCAGAAAGCTGGAGACGGAAAAGGCCGCGCTCGCCACGGCCGCTGCCGGACGGGCTGACCGCCTCGACTATCTCAATTTCGTTCTCAGGGAACTGGAAGACGCCGAACTCTCGCCGGGCGAGGACGACCGGCTGAAGGCCGAAAAGCGCCAGCTTCTCTCGCTGGAAAAGATGGTCCGGCTGGTATCCGGTGGCGTGGAGTTCCTCCTGGAAGGCGACCAGCCGGCAGGGGCCGCCCTGAGCCGGATCGCCGAAAGCCTGAAGCCGCTGGCCGAGGGGGATCCGGCGCTGGAGCCTCTGGCCCGCCGCATGTCGGACCTGGCGATCGAGCTGGACGACCTCGGCCGGGAACTGGAACGGCGGTTGGACACGCTCCGGATGTCCCCCTCGGAACTGTCGGCCCGGCTGGACGAGATTGAAACCCGACTGGCCCTGATCGACCGCCTCTGTCGCAAGCACGGCGGGACGGTTACGGAAGTGATCGCCCGGACTGGAGCCCTCCGCGAAGAACGGGACCGGCTGGAAAACCATGAAGCTGTCACCGGCAAGCTCGACGGGGAGATCGCCCGGGCCCGGAAAGCCTACGAAACGGCAGCCGGGAAGCTGTCAGAAGCCCGCCGGAAGGCGGCGCGGGATCTGGCCGTCTCGATCCGGAAGGAGTTGGAACAGCTCCATTTCCGCCAGGCCGATTTCCGCGTGGAGCTGGCCGCTGCCCCCCAACCGGGGCCGGGGGGCCAGGACCGGGCGGAGTTCCTGTTTTCGGCCAATCCGGGCGAACCTCCCAAGCCGCTGGCCAAGGTCGCCTCGGGCGGAGAGCTTTCGCGGGTGATGCTGGCCGTCCGGCTGGCCCGGACCCGCCCTGATCCGGCAACGACACTGGTCCTGGACGAAGTGGACGCCGGCATAGGCGGGGTCACGGCTGACCGCGTGGGTGCTCAGATCCGCAAACTGGCCGGGAAAGTCCAGATTCTATGTGTTACACACCTGCCCCAGATCGCCGGGCGGGCCGACCATCACATCCGGATCGAAAAACAGGTCCGGAAGGGACGCTCGGAGGTAACGGCCGCCAAACTCGGCTATGATGAGCGGGTGGAGGAACTGGCCAGGATGCTTGGAGGCGAGAGCGCGGCCGTATCGACACGGACGGCCGCCAGAGAGATGCTGCAGGAATGGAAACAGGCGGGCAACTGA
- a CDS encoding DnaJ domain-containing protein, producing MSDPKTELLKQAADLKARIGKTSHYEVFGIPDTASTGDIKKAYFKFVKTFHPDSLVGMTLSADEMSLVRSVFSKLTEIHDSLTDTEKRKEYDELLKTGVVDEQAIVEKANRILKSELEFQKGEILVRRGKFPEAIEYLRSAVKLAPDEADNWAVLAWATYSLREGSKDANRAKGRKYLEKAFQLKPDSFRAHYYQGLICKIDGNKSLALTHLKRAYELDPTHEQCRIEFVRLGGKTKPGAA from the coding sequence ATGAGTGATCCCAAAACAGAGCTTCTCAAGCAGGCAGCGGACCTGAAGGCCCGGATCGGCAAGACAAGCCATTATGAGGTATTCGGTATTCCGGACACGGCTTCGACCGGAGATATCAAGAAGGCCTACTTCAAGTTCGTCAAGACGTTTCACCCTGACTCGCTGGTGGGGATGACACTGTCGGCCGACGAGATGTCCCTGGTGCGGAGTGTATTCTCCAAGCTGACGGAGATTCACGACTCCCTCACCGATACGGAGAAGCGCAAGGAATACGACGAGCTACTGAAGACCGGCGTCGTGGACGAGCAAGCGATTGTTGAAAAGGCCAACCGTATCCTCAAGAGCGAACTGGAGTTCCAGAAGGGCGAGATTCTGGTCCGGCGCGGCAAGTTTCCGGAAGCAATCGAGTATCTGCGCTCGGCGGTCAAGCTGGCCCCGGACGAGGCCGACAACTGGGCCGTGCTTGCATGGGCGACCTATTCGCTGCGGGAAGGATCCAAGGATGCCAACCGCGCCAAGGGGCGGAAATACCTCGAAAAGGCCTTTCAATTGAAACCGGATAGTTTCCGGGCCCACTACTACCAGGGCCTCATCTGCAAGATTGACGGGAACAAGTCGCTGGCGCTGACCCACCTGAAGCGGGCATATGAACTGGATCCCACGCACGAACAGTGCCGGATCGAGTTCGTCCGGCTGGGTGGCAAGACCAAGCCGGGCGCGGCCTGA
- a CDS encoding replication-associated recombination protein A gives MDLFDRTPEGKPDAVPASRPLADRMRPVSFGDLVGQDELFGDEGFISRLLRTAQPPSLIFWGPPGSGKTTVARILSQQYGLPFVHFSAVLGGMKEVRDIVDEARRTLQRTGKPTILFVDEIHRFNKSQQDAFLPHVESGLIILIGATTENPSFEINAALLSRCRVVVFQPIALEDIENLIDRALADEQRGFGSRRVSITPDARVLIAQMSGGDARSALNMLESAVETLPVGRAEMGVEDVRRSFQRATLSYDKKGEHHYNVISAFIKSMRGTDPDAAIYWLARMLESGEDPLFIARRMVIFASEDIGNADPQALQMALNVYEACERIGLPECRINLAHGVTYLASAPKSNASYAAIGKAIGEVKRSGPLPVPLHLRNAPTGLMRELGYGKGYQYAHEADDALILQEHLPEETGERIFYEPKRTGAEKDIAERLERIAAWKARKRKDEG, from the coding sequence ATGGACCTGTTCGACCGCACACCGGAAGGGAAACCGGACGCCGTGCCCGCATCCCGGCCGCTGGCTGACCGCATGCGGCCGGTGTCTTTTGGCGATCTGGTGGGGCAGGACGAGCTGTTCGGGGATGAGGGGTTCATCAGCCGCCTGCTCCGGACGGCGCAGCCTCCGTCGCTGATCTTCTGGGGCCCGCCGGGGTCGGGCAAGACGACGGTCGCCCGTATTCTGTCGCAGCAGTACGGACTCCCGTTCGTCCACTTCTCCGCCGTGCTGGGCGGAATGAAGGAAGTGCGCGATATCGTCGATGAGGCGAGGCGCACCCTCCAACGGACCGGGAAGCCGACTATTCTCTTCGTTGACGAGATTCACCGGTTCAACAAGAGCCAGCAGGATGCCTTCCTGCCCCATGTGGAGTCTGGGCTCATCATCCTGATCGGCGCGACGACCGAAAATCCCTCGTTCGAGATCAACGCCGCGCTGCTCTCCCGGTGCCGTGTGGTGGTGTTCCAGCCGATCGCGCTAGAGGACATTGAAAACCTGATCGACCGGGCGCTGGCCGACGAGCAGCGGGGGTTTGGCAGCCGCAGGGTCAGTATCACACCGGATGCACGGGTACTGATCGCGCAGATGTCGGGCGGGGATGCCCGCTCGGCGCTCAACATGCTGGAGTCGGCCGTCGAGACGCTGCCGGTGGGCAGGGCGGAAATGGGAGTGGAGGATGTACGCCGGTCGTTCCAGCGGGCCACGCTATCCTACGACAAGAAGGGCGAGCACCACTACAACGTCATCAGCGCGTTCATAAAATCCATGCGCGGCACCGACCCGGATGCCGCCATCTACTGGCTCGCCCGGATGCTGGAATCGGGCGAGGATCCGCTGTTCATCGCCCGTCGCATGGTCATCTTTGCCAGCGAGGATATCGGCAATGCCGATCCGCAGGCATTGCAGATGGCCCTGAACGTCTACGAGGCCTGCGAGCGGATCGGACTGCCCGAATGCCGGATCAACCTGGCGCACGGCGTGACCTATCTCGCCAGCGCGCCCAAGTCGAACGCGAGCTATGCCGCCATCGGCAAGGCGATCGGCGAGGTGAAAAGGTCAGGCCCGCTGCCGGTTCCCCTCCATCTCCGCAATGCGCCGACTGGCCTCATGCGCGAACTGGGCTACGGCAAGGGGTACCAGTATGCCCACGAGGCTGACGATGCGCTGATCCTTCAGGAACATCTGCCGGAGGAGACCGGCGAGCGGATTTTCTACGAGCCCAAGCGAACCGGCGCGGAAAAGGATATCGCCGAACGCCTGGAGCGAATCGCCGCCTGGAAGGCCCGAAAGCGGAAAGACGAAGGCTGA
- a CDS encoding TldD/PmbA family protein, whose translation MNAQRLLNDVARQLKTKKLAGWDLYLDQSQTIKAEARDNAVESLSKAVSHGLGVRAVHKGAVGFAYTTDFGKPALKSAVDAAVGAAKASSPDEFAKVAPNTPIPANDLELIDPALAALSDKDKVDLALQLESMTRRSDRRITRVRNAQYHEARRTVTIWNSEGVRREAECVQSVLSVMAVAETSGDSQVGYDFVESRFMEDLNPGRVARKAALNAVEQLGAKPIPSRTGPVVLDALAACEMLGVLTPSFCADSVQKKRSWLDSKVGKKVFSPLITIYDNGLLPKGTGTFPFDDEGVPRQKTTLVREGILENFLYDTYTAAKAGTKSTGNCTRSAGFQSGPSVGISNCYIRRGSFSLKDLLSELRNGLFITDLAGVHTANPVSGEFSLGCSGFVVENGRRAGPFNGMVISGNLFDLFLRVEALGNDMRFVNGVGSPSLLVSKASVAGT comes from the coding sequence GTGAACGCACAACGACTACTGAACGACGTGGCCCGCCAGCTAAAGACCAAGAAGCTGGCCGGGTGGGATCTGTACCTGGACCAGTCGCAGACCATCAAGGCCGAGGCAAGGGACAATGCGGTTGAGTCGCTTTCCAAGGCGGTTTCCCACGGGCTTGGCGTGCGCGCCGTTCACAAGGGCGCCGTCGGATTCGCCTACACCACTGATTTCGGCAAGCCGGCGCTGAAAAGCGCCGTGGATGCCGCCGTCGGTGCGGCCAAGGCATCGTCTCCGGACGAATTCGCCAAGGTCGCCCCGAACACGCCCATCCCGGCGAACGATCTGGAGCTGATCGATCCCGCGCTTGCCGCCCTGTCCGACAAGGACAAGGTGGACCTGGCGCTCCAGCTCGAGAGCATGACCCGCCGGAGCGACCGCCGCATTACCCGCGTCCGCAATGCCCAGTATCACGAGGCCCGCCGCACCGTGACGATCTGGAACTCCGAAGGCGTCCGCCGGGAGGCCGAATGCGTCCAGTCGGTCCTGAGCGTCATGGCCGTGGCCGAGACATCGGGGGATTCGCAGGTCGGCTACGATTTCGTCGAAAGCCGGTTCATGGAAGACCTGAATCCCGGCCGGGTGGCCCGGAAGGCAGCCCTGAACGCCGTGGAGCAGCTTGGCGCAAAGCCCATCCCCTCCCGCACGGGGCCGGTCGTACTCGATGCCCTGGCGGCATGCGAAATGCTGGGCGTGCTGACCCCCAGCTTCTGCGCCGATTCGGTCCAGAAAAAGCGGTCATGGCTCGACAGCAAGGTCGGCAAGAAGGTGTTCAGCCCGCTGATCACGATCTACGACAACGGCCTGCTGCCCAAGGGCACCGGGACGTTCCCCTTCGACGATGAAGGAGTCCCCCGCCAGAAGACCACGCTGGTCCGCGAGGGTATCCTCGAAAATTTCCTGTATGACACCTATACGGCCGCCAAGGCAGGCACGAAATCGACCGGGAACTGCACCCGGTCGGCCGGTTTCCAGTCGGGGCCTTCCGTCGGGATATCGAACTGCTACATCCGCCGCGGCAGTTTTTCCCTGAAAGACCTGCTGAGCGAGCTGCGGAACGGCCTGTTCATTACCGATCTGGCAGGAGTCCACACGGCAAACCCCGTGAGCGGTGAGTTCTCCCTGGGCTGCTCGGGGTTCGTGGTGGAAAACGGCCGGCGGGCCGGGCCCTTCAACGGAATGGTTATCAGCGGAAACCTGTTCGACCTGTTCCTGCGGGTCGAGGCACTGGGCAACGACATGCGTTTTGTCAACGGCGTCGGCAGTCCAAGCCTGCTCGTTTCAAAGGCCAGCGTAGCCGGGACGTAA
- the coaE gene encoding dephospho-CoA kinase (Dephospho-CoA kinase (CoaE) performs the final step in coenzyme A biosynthesis.) gives MHIFGLTGGIACGKSTVTAMFEKLGARIIDADHVARDVVKPGTDGLADIVRVFGEEVLLPDGTLDRPELGRIVFGDETKRRRLNSILHPRIGLETARRLQEERARGTDYLIYDAALLVETGQAKFGEKLIVVRADPEIQVKRLMERDGISRDEADQKIRSQMPVDEKAKLADYVIDNSGSMENTRQQVEYIWTELTGR, from the coding sequence ATGCATATATTCGGACTTACCGGCGGAATCGCCTGCGGCAAATCAACCGTAACTGCCATGTTCGAAAAGCTGGGTGCCCGGATTATTGACGCCGACCACGTGGCCCGCGATGTCGTGAAACCCGGCACCGACGGTCTTGCGGACATCGTGCGGGTATTTGGTGAAGAAGTACTCCTGCCCGACGGGACCCTTGACCGGCCGGAACTGGGGCGAATCGTGTTCGGCGACGAAACGAAGCGACGCAGACTGAATTCGATTCTCCATCCCCGCATAGGACTGGAGACCGCCCGGCGGTTACAGGAAGAACGGGCCCGGGGGACGGATTACCTGATCTATGATGCGGCACTGCTCGTGGAGACCGGTCAGGCGAAGTTCGGTGAAAAACTGATCGTCGTCCGTGCCGACCCTGAAATCCAGGTCAAGCGGCTCATGGAACGGGACGGCATTTCCCGTGACGAGGCCGATCAGAAAATCCGGTCCCAGATGCCAGTGGACGAGAAGGCCAAACTGGCCGACTACGTGATCGACAACTCCGGCAGCATGGAAAATACCCGGCAGCAGGTCGAATATATCTGGACAGAACTGACCGGCCGTTGA